The genome window TTAACTTCTTGACTTTGTTTACTAATGTCATATTTTCTGAGGACTTCCCAAATATTTATTAGTTTAATCTCACAACCTCACTCTCCCAAGGGCTCAACTAGGTTGGTCCATTCCTCCTTCCTTTGATggggctgggaaccaagcccaggttTTGTGCTCCTAACTAAGCCTCTACCACTGAAcacaccccagcccttctccCCTTGCATTCTTAAGTGCTTATATATGCAGGTAAGCTTTACTAGGCTGGAGCAGTCAAGCTTGAAGGCACCTCAAATAGAGCAAATGGGTATAATTTAACTCTTAGTGTCTCCTCTTCTGGAAATATGGGAGCTCAAGTCAACTTCACATATGTGAGGAAACCTGAAGCTTCACCTACCTCTGTGAGAACCCCTCTCAAACCTTCAGGTTAAACCCCAGACTGTTGATGTCAGTGTGTTGGGTCTGCAATATAGGATGTAAATACTTCctatctcctttttcttctcagtgAAAATAAACTGCAGTTTCCTTCTGACTCACCAACTCCAACTGGAATGTTTTCTAATCTGAAGATTTTAGTCCTAAATAAAATGGGAATAACATGGGCTGAGGTAATCATATTTGCTTTATTACACAGTAATAAATGATTACAATTTTTGCTTTAAAGGGGAATTAAAGACTAACTGGTTTCATTTCAGTAACCCTATTATCCAAACAGTAGAATGTTTTACACTTCATTACAGAGAAGAGTAATCCTTTGGTGAAATAGGATTTTAGATCTGGTAATCCatgttctttctcagcctgtccCTGTCTCTTAGCTCATTTGTATTGCTCTGGAGTCTTGAACATGGATGTTCACAGTGGCACGCACCAACTATGTAGTTTTAAATGCCATAATGCTGGCTCCCCCAGGTTTTCTGCCAATGTTCTTAGGACAGAGCATGAAGTGGAGAGTCTCACTCTCCCCCTGTGTGCAGGCTTGTCCCCATAATCCACTGTCCTGGTATGGTTGGCTCATGAGCAGCCACAGGTATCCTTGGCACAGTAGCATTTGGTAaatctgtttctgtcttttcctggGCCCCTGATTTTGGAGgatctccttccctcttctggtgCACACCAAGCCTGAGACAGAAAAGCACTTAGCAATTGGATGGGGGTTGGCAGTGAGGCTCAAGGGGAAAAATTTAAGAACTGATGAGGCAACATTTATGTGCTCAGCATATCCTTCACATGCCCAAGTGGTGTCAGAACTAAGAAGGTGAGTACCACATCCTGTCCTAGGCTTCGGCCACTAGCGAGTTGGGGTGCCCATCAGCATTCCCAGCTCCTTGTGAGCACTTCCTGAGCTGGGTGCTGACTCAGCTACCAGAAGCATGTCTTCCTGTAGCCTTTCAGTGTGGTCCTTCATCCTCTTGCACCACCACTTGGTGCCTGAGTACAGCTTGCATGCCCTGTCCACAAGGCATGAAGTTCCCAGTGATGTGGCCAAGTATGGCCAGCAGAGGCTGCCAGACACTGAGTTTAGTTTCCTTTCTAGGTGCTGCGTTGTGCCCCGGCATGGCCAGTCCTCGAGGAACTTTACCTCAAGTCTAACAGTATTTCCATTTCAGAAAGGTAATGGGCTTTGCTTCAGTAATTCTATGGCTATTCAGTTATTCTGAATACAGTCTCCGGTCCAGCATTAGCTTTTAGGAGGGTTTGCAAGCATAAATTGTAGTTGTACTTACTCCTTAAATATTGTATTACAGATTAGATTATCAACTGAAATGTTATCCAAACCAAAGGAAACTCATCAAAGACATCTGAATTAAATATCTGAACTTTATTAGCTTTGTATAAATGTCTTGGATTctcagagacaaccaaactaaatATTAGAATTTATTGATTTTGCATACATGTATTAGATTCCCTGATTCTCAGTGAAATacagggttttttctttctttttttcccccccgccatggttttttgagacgggccGTCCTGGGCaatttagcaagaccctgtctcaaaaaaccaagggcagagggatgtagcttagttgtagagcacttgcctagcatgtgcaaggccctggttcaTTCTTATTTAAGAATTTGAGATATtaatctttatgtgtatgagtgtttgcctgaatgtatgtctatgtaccacatatgtacagtgctcaaggaggccagaagagggtatctggTCCTCTAGGACTGGAGTGGAGGGtttaagttgccatgtgggtgctggatattGAATCTCaattctctggaggagcagccaatgctctgaaCTACTGAACCATCCCACTAGCTCCTGAGTTCATTCTTTAGTAttgcaaaaattttaaagtaagtaaatgataaatttccttttttcttaattttttgtatgtatgtggtgttttATGTGTGAatttggagggggaggggaggacaacCTTCAGGGCTCTGTCTTTCcactgtgggctccagggattgaattcaagttgccaggctgtgcagcaagcactgttattcactgagccatcttattagtcctgtttgagacagtctcatatagcccaggttggcctcaaactagtTATGTGCTCAGTATGACCTTCAGCTTCTCAGCTGCCTCCATTTACCATGTGCTGGGAAAACAGGTGTGGGTGGCTGAGTCTAGCAAATGAAGGACCTTTAATAGGTAATATCTGCTTAAGGTTATTATACTATAGTGTATGTGGACTCATGTCCTAAATAAATATATTGCTGCTtcatctctctttaaaaaaatcagattttcttttttaaaaaaattaatgtgtatgaatatatgcagGTAACTgaggaagtcagaaaagggtatcaaatttcctggagctggagttaaccgGCAGTTGAAAGCTGCTTGAcataggtgctgagaacagaacttgcaagaagagcaaatgctcttaaacactgagtctTATTTCCAGGCCCTCATCtccctctttttaaataaattgttttggttttatgtatgtatgtatgtatgtatgtatgtatgtatgtatgtatgtatgtatttatttagactGTGTGGGgttgggtgtgtgcatgcatgtgggggccagagaacaatgtgagaatcagttctctccttccaccatgtgggtttggggagtggaactcaggtcatcaggcttagtggcaagtgcctttaccaactgagccatctctctggcccatcATCTCCCTTTTTAGACAATATCATTAAATAAGTATGTACAAGAAAGTCAAGGATGGGAAAATTTTGAGTTGGATCAGACTATAAAGACTGTTATTGTATAGAATGGTTTCATTTGTGGAGGCAAGTGCATGCATTTTTCTCCCATTATCAAAGGCAGGATAAGCACCCTGACTCTGCCAGCATTTCAACACAGCACCCCTTTGCCTTTTTGGGGGCCAAATCCATCTGCCTTTCTCCCTATCCCTCTGTAATACCTGATGCACTTAGTTTAAGCTTCTGACTTTGAAAACAAGAGATTAGTCCATATTGAAAAAATTGTACTTTCCATACAGGCCAGTGAACGTCCTGCAGAAGATGAGGCTTCTAGACCTTTCCTCTAACCCAGCAATTGATGAAAGCCAGCTGTGCCTCATAGCATATCTGCCCAGGTGATCCCTTCAATTTTGCCTGTTAAAGatctatcttttttgttttgtttttttcaagacagggtttctctgtcctggaacttactttgtagcccaagctggccactACCCATCAATACATATCATTTTTACTGAATGAATTGTCATATGTTAAATACATCTTTTGAATAGGTACAAAATGTAGTTCCTAAACTGGGCAAGTCCCTTGGGAAATTTCAACTTGAACTCATCTGGAGATGAGCCATGTGCCATGTGGACTAGGTACCAGATAATCTGTAGCTGCAAACTTGGTCCTGGTAGTGATACCTACATCTATCTCTATTTGTTAATCTTGGGGAAATGAGACATGCACTTCTTTTGAGACCCACTTAGCACCTGATAGGACAGGAGGCACTCCGTAATCTTAGAGGCCTGTGTGTGAACACAAGTCATAGTGCCAACCTTCCTTCTAGACCTTGTGTTTTACGACAGGATGGAAACCCAAGGTGGAGGGAAAGACTTGCTAGTCTAGTTTAGTAGATTAGTTTAGTAGATTAGGACACATTAGTGTCCTGTGTAATCAAATCTaacattttaatttcagattAGAACACCTACTCATTTCTGACATTGGACTTTCTTCTATACATTTCCCGGATGCTGGAATTGGTAAATAAGATTAGTAATGTCCCTCCCTCCTATGTTAGCTGTTTCTTTTCACTCCTACTGTgcagtttcatttttattgttctagGGTGCAAAACATCCATGTTCCCGTCCTTGCAGTACCTCGTAGTCAATGACAACCAAATATCAGAAGTAAGAGCTGCCTCAGTGTGCAGGGCACAACACTGCTTGTCTCCACTTGCACACGAAGTTTGAAAGTTCTGTCAAAAAAGTTAAACtaggggcttggagagatggctctcagtggttaagagctctagctgctcttgcagtggactcaggttcaattcccagcacccagatgggtactcacaactatttgtaactccagttccaggagatccgatgccctcttctggccttcttgctcactgcacacatgtgcacagacagacatgcaggcaaaacgtccatacacataaaacagatcTTAGAAAACATTAAATCAAAAGCAAAATGCTTCCTCATAGTGAAACTTTTTAGGGTTAGAGTTCTTTTATTTACACAGATGTAAAATGTCACTAAGTTCACATGGGTGGGGTGTTGGTGAACCTCAGATGAGAGCTAGgcaattttacttttatgtgctaGGCCAAGTAATCTGAAATGTGTCCTGatacatgatgtttttatttcttttgttgcttCAGTGGTCATTTATCAATGAGCTAGATAAATTACAGAGCCTACAGGCTCTGTCCTGTACTAGAAACCCCTTGACTGAAGGAGACAAAGCAGAGGAGATCATCATTGCCAAGATCGGTCAGCTGAAGACCCTGAACAGGTGTCAGGTGAGCACTAGGATAATAAAAACTGTAAAAGTAAATTACATTTGAATATTATAAAGTGACGACCAGGTGCATTTTGTTTATTGGGATTCTTTGCCCTTAGAGGGAAGAGGGTTATACTTAGGTCAGTGCCAGATCAGTGTTATTTTGCTGCCTGAACAACAGTGGTCATTTAAGGAGGTGGGGAAGTGTTAGGCACTTTATCCAGTGTCCTTGGAAAGAACCCAGGCTCACAGCGTGTCTATTCTCTCCTTGTTCCTCCCAAGAGTGAGGCTTTGAGGCCCAGGCATACTCTGAAATTTCCTAAAGAAAGCAAGCTGTTCTAGCCCATACCAAGAGAGGTGAACCCAGGCACCTGGTGCAGATATTATCATGATGGAAATTATAAAATGGGGGGTGGAATGCTGGAGATGATGGCtcttggttaagagcatttgttgctcctgcagaggacccacagTGATTCACAGCATCTGTAACGCCAGTTCccggggatctggtgccctcttctggcctcttcagacacTATAGACATGTTGGTGCAGTACATAAATGCAGCAAAAATAcaaagttcatttttttaaaaagaaattttgaggtagttcaattcctaattttctgagaaactgccatactgatttccacagtggttgtacaagtttacattcccaccaacagtggaggagtgttctctttgctccacatcctctccaacattgactgtcattggtatttttgactgtagccattctgacaggtgtaaggtggtatctcagagttgttttgatttgcatttctctgatgattaaggatgttgagcatttctttaaatgtctttcagccatttgtagttcttgttttgtgaattctctgtttagctctttagcccattttttaattggacttttcagtattttgatgtctagtttcttgagttctttatatactgtggagatcaatcctctgtcagatgtggggttggtgaagatcttttcccattctgttggctgtctttttgtcttattgactgtgtcttttgccctgcaaaagcttctcagtttcaagaggtcccatttattaattgttgtgctcagggtctgtgctgttggtgttttatttaggaaatggtctcctgtgccaatgcgttcaagagtacttcctactttcttttcttttaagtttagtgtaactggatttatgttcaggtctttgatccacttggacttgagttttgtgcatggtgacagatatggacctatttgtaatcttttacatattgacatccagttatgccagcaccatttgttgaagatactttcttttttccattgtatagttttggctcctttgtcaaaaaccaggtgttcgtatgtgcatggattaatgtcagggtcttcaattcaattccattggtccgtatgtcggtttttataccagtaccaagctgtttttattactatagctctatagtagagtttgaggtcagggatggtgatgcctccaaagattgctttattgtataggattcttttagctatcctgggtcttttgtttttccatatgaagtcgagtatttgtctttccaagtctgtgaagaattgtgttgggattttgatggggattgcattgaatccgtagattgcttttggtaagattgccatttttactatgttaatcctacctatccatgagcatgggagatccttccattttctgataccttcttcaatttctttctttagagatttaaagttcttatcaaaaaggtccttcacttgtttagttagtgttatcccaaggtgaTACAGTTGATTGGTTATCAACTGTATCCCAAGGTGATACaactgaataggtgagacagttgattggcttgatcagtttgggaggcaactaggcactgagaccaagtcctgtgctcattgcatgagttggctgtttgaaacctggagcttatgcagggacacttggctcagtctgggaggaagggactggacctgcctggactgagtctaccaggttgatcgcagtcctcgggggaggatttgccctggaggaggtgggaatggggggttggctgggggtaaggtgggggggaggggggagaataggggaacccgtggctgatatgtagaactgaatggtattgtaaaataaaaaaaaaaaaaaaaattaaaaactggaatttaaagaattaaattacatttacttgtttGTGGGGAGAGACAGTCATGCATACTAGTGGGCatatgaagatcagaagacaacttggcaGAAGtttgttctcaccttccaccatatGGATCTCAAGGATTGAATGAGGCTTTAAGGCAGCGATCGAttcaactgctaagccatcttgctgtccctgGATATTAGTTCTGTAGAAGAATGCAAGTTCTTGGCAATGCAAATGAGGTTTTCAGGGTTCTGTAATGGCtggtcttttttaaattaaaatttagtttgtattttgtttttgagacttaaGAGTCTCTCacccaagctgactttgaactccatgCAGTTCTGCAGTAGCTCTCTTTAAAGTGCTAGATTACTGGTAGGAACCACCATATCCAGTTTGGAATTCTTAAGTAAACTTGTGAGTTGTGTTGGAAAAGGAAGGTGTAGGGATGGTTGGGGATTTAATTCAGTGTAGAGGGCAGCAATTTTATTGTCTTGGCTTGAGCACCAGAGGGAGGACTGGGTAAAACCATGAGCAGTTCACTGGAAGATGACACGTTTCTATTTCACATCAACACAGATTCTTCCAGAGGAAAGGCGTGGAGCTGAGCTTGACTACCGAAAAACCTttggaaatgaatggaaaaaggCTGGTGGACATCCGGATCCAGATAAAAACAGGCCAAATGCAGAGTTTCTTTCGGCCCATCCTAGATACGAGCTTCTCTGCTGCAGTACGTTCAGGTAGCCCATGGGGACTCCATCTGGAACAGGGCCCTGATGTAGTAGTTCAAGAAGGCTCAGTGTTTTGTCCTTTCTGATTTGGGGGCTATCTGTTTCCTTTTTATGTGGGCACTTTCCTGGCACCACATCAGCGAGTTGAAAAAGACGGTAAATTGGCAGTGTCAACATGTGTTCCCCCGGAGACCTACACTTTCTGGTGGTGGGTAACTCCTTGAAAAGGTTGGCAGTACTCCAGGTCATCTCAAGTGCTGGTGTTTTTTTAATGCTCCCAGCACGGCAGGTGTGCACATAAACTGTATTGTTCTTCCCAAGTCCCATCTTGAAATCTTGTCCTGTGTTGTTTGGCACTTGGTATTCACAGTGGTTCCTTAGCTTGGCCTCGGGCATTGAAGCAAAGGATTGGGCATTATGTTCCAATGTACTTTTTACTTTGCTTTGACTTCATCATTTCATCATTCCATGGTTCACATTTAGgtcgttttttttctttttacgtATTTCCAATGTAAGCAGCTCACTGCATAAATGCTTCATCTGGAACATTATCTCAGGAAGACAAGCTGCCTGTGGGAATTGCTTTCAAATTACTCCGTTAGCTGGCCCAATTTCTTGGCTGCTCTAGGTAAATTCTGAGTCACTTGAGAGTGGGGAAAGGAAGGGTCTAAGCAGCCTGCAGGTGCATACATTTGAGCTTCTTATTGCCAAGTGTGTACAAAGAAACTAGTACCACTTGATCAAGGGCAGCAGGGAAGGACAGTAGTTCAGCCTTTTCTGCAGTTTCACTTACCTTTAGTCCACCTCAACCTAAACATTAAATAGAGAATTCCAGAAACCAAACATTCATTGTTTTAATTGCATACCATTTCTAAGCGGTGTGGTGTATAAGACTGCCTCTGCCTAGCATTCCATGCCACATGTGCTGCCTGCCCTGAGTCATTCAGTCACTGAGCATATAGACCACCAAGGTGTTGCAGTGCTTGTGACAAGTGTTGTGACTTGAAAATACCCCAAACACAGATGAATCCAGTGCCATGGTTCTTAAAATCCAAAGAGAAGCTGTGAAATGGACTTACTGGAACTTGAAAGTACAGAAAGATGTTCTGAAAGAACAGGTTCACAGAACTTCGATCACAGCACATTGGTGTGGTTGTTAGCCTCCGACCGTGTCTAATTTAGGATGATAAGTATGTGGTACTTAAAGACCTAGAAAAAGGTCTTTGCTATTAAGTTCAGCTCTCCACTGAGGTCCTAGGATGTGGCCCCACAGATAAGGAAAGCTGCTGCCTGTGTTGCAGGTACAGGAATTGCTCTGCAGCAGCACTAAACACTTGACTGGCTAAAACCTGATGGGGTCCTATGACCTCTGTCCAGATCATACCTAGTTTCTCTTAGGACCCTGAAGGGAAGAGCGTTTTCAAAACTGAAACCAAGTTAAAAGTTGGAAGGTTTTGAAAGCATGGGGAGCTTAGTCAGGCTACTGTTAGAACAAGCATGGAACAAATAGCCACAGAGATGATCTTCCTTGGGAGTAGATATTGTTTACCTCTCCTAACCACCCAACAAGCAGTTAGTTCTGCAGGAAGAGGCTAATCCTAGGCTAACTGATCAGTGATGCTGGGTTGATCCTGGGAGAGGCTCTGTTCACACTAACATTGTTTCCTTACTGTGGCCTCTAGCTTCTTTTTCatccctttttatttcttaaacagaATATGGTGCACCTGAAGATGAGGAACTCAAAACACAGCAGCCATTCATGCTCAAAAATCAGCTACTAAGTAAGAATCCTTTCATATACATGCTTTGTACTGGGGTCTTGGGTATGAAGCAAGCGGTGATGACTTGTTTGATAGGGATGAAGCATGTTTctcctagggcagtggttctcaacgtgCCTAATGCTGCAACCCGTTAATAcagttatggtgacccccaaccataaaattattttcactgctacttcataactgtaattttgttactgttatgaatcataatgttagTAACTGTTTTgtgatggttttaggtgaccccatgtgaaaggatcattcaagacaacacacacacccccaattGAGAACCATTGTCTTAGCGAGTAATGATCCCACACTCAATCAGTTTGTGTTGGGCATCCTGACAGCCCCCATGCTGTTGACTCTCTGAATAGCCTTCTAGGTGTAGGAGAGAGTGGAGCAGTAAACCACATGGTAATGTGGAATCCTGCACTGTGTCCTATATGCAGAACCCTAGCTAAACTGTCAGGAAGTAgtatggaggaaaagaaaaggtgatAGAATTCTGGGTCAGCTGTGAGACATGATCTTGTTATATAAATCCAGGCTGCCTTGCACTCATTAGCCTCCGCTGTCTCATAGCTGGCATGTGTTgtctaggctggacttgaatttgtGACAATCCTACCACAGCCTCTCAAGATGGGTTTATAgcctgaaattacaggtgtgcaccatcacacctaaCTTTATGGAaatattaatagatttttaacatcattAAGGCCCATTTATGAGGATTGAGCCAAGTTGTGCCAAACTGCTACATTATCTGGCAATCTCTTGGCCTGCATGTTTTTCCTTATTGGTGCTAGTAATCAAACTGAGGCCTTATGTATACAAAATACGTGCTCTACCTCAGAGGCACAGTCCCAgttctacatgcatgcatgctgtcAATCCCTGCTATGGTGGTTagtaatttttttccccttttccttaaAGCACTGAAGATAAAATGTTCAAACCAAGCTGAACAGAAAGTATTAGAAAAGCAGTTGCCAGGTAAGAGCATGCCCATCTCTGCTGTCCAAGTTCTTGCGAAGCACTGGCTTAGGGTAGAGCGAGGTGGAGTCTTAACATTTAGTTTATGTAGACCTCAGAACTTAAGATGTTTTCATTAGTACTGAATCTAAAACATACTCAAGTTCTGGTCTCCAGTATTCCATCAGCTTATCTGGAAAgcagtttttattaaaaattttgagCACCCTTGCCTGTGATGGTATGgtggggtttctttctttttttttgaaacagggtcttactgagttactctggctggccttgaactcacatacctgcctcccaagtgcttgagtaaaaggcatttgccaccacacctgtgccATGTGATAGTGTGTCCAGCCACAAGTGTGAGGACATGACTTGAATAGAATGCTTAACCCCTTAAAGGAATTACTTCCTATGCCCATGTGTTTAAGATTCTCTCAAGCTTTTCTTGTCTAGAGACGATTTCCTGATCAGGAGAGAAGTCAGTGCTTTTatacaacttggggagaaagaaaatttttttcaaaatctccTAAAAAACATTTGTACTACTGGAACTAatttaatattaagaaaataaatgcttttgGATAAATATAATTGAACTCAGACTTGCACTCAGAAGAAtcagcctattttttttttttttagcatgacaCAAATTCTCAAGATTAACTTGAGTCACAACTAAATGCTGGTGGGTTAGATTTAAAGCCAGGAGCACttgaagaaatggaaacatatgCATCTGACTCCAGTAAATATATTTCCCTATTTGCCTACCATAAGTGCTATAAATTCATTGATTTTTACATCCGTGTTCATTAGACAAAAGCTTACCCATGATACCATAGCTCATGGAAGGCTAGTTGCACCCAGAAGAGTATTTTCCTTAATAACCATCCATTTAGGGCCAATttctcctggtttttgttttgttttgttttgttttttagcaatTCAATTTCTATTActgatatgtaatatataatatataatgacaAATTAACGGTGTGTattaactttttttcttgttgctcaGAAAAAATACTCAAGCTAAGCAATGTAAGGACAGGTACGCTGTTCATGGCAGGAAAGACTGGTGGGAATGGGGCAGTGGTCACATTATGTCCATACTATGGAAGCAAAGCTATGCTGATAACTCAacctttctcccccttcccatcCTTATTCAGTCTGGGACAGGACGCAGCCTACTCCTCTCTAGATGCAGCAAGTTTGATCAGGCACATTCAGGGTAGTACGGCTGTCGAATTGGGTCACAAACAGGAAAAGGCTAGTTTTATTCTAAAATAGAGAAGATTTATTATCACAAGTTGCATAAAAACACAGCTTtcataaaaaaatgatttttatagaaaaataattgtCTACATTGTGATATTTGTGGGACACCAAACTATTGCTGTACTTTCAGCTAAAGCTTCAGAGTAACTAATATCCTTAATCAAAATATCCACTATGTACCACAACCTGTCTTTGGAAAGAAGTTCCTAGTGTGTTCTGAATAGACCAgagcatttatttttctgagttacCTTCCCATACCTGgtagtcatgtgtgtgcacatcctgATGGTGACCAGATGCTCATGCTGGGAGAGACCTCATCAACCACTTAAGTCTATGCTCTCTTCTAGAGGGAAAATAAGGCTGAGAGGTGTCCTCAAGGCCCCACTCATGGGATCTTCAGCAACCCATCAGGAAGTTATCACAAAGGCCTATATTTTTCCTCCTCAGTGAAATGATTATTTCTGGTTACTCCGATTGAGGAAGAAATAGTAAATGCTACTGAAATGGTATGACACCTCACTGTCAAGACCACTTGGGTCAAACATTGGCTCCATTTCCCAGTTTACCAAAAGAATCAACTGGTCGAATGACTCAAGCTTTTGTCACTTAGTGTCTTAGGTACACTGACGCTAAGAAATGACAGATCATGGCTGCCTCACCTGAGCTGTTTGTACATAGTCGTCATTTGAGAGAaatggatttt of Peromyscus leucopus breed LL Stock chromosome 5, UCI_PerLeu_2.1, whole genome shotgun sequence contains these proteins:
- the Tbce gene encoding tubulin-specific chaperone E isoform X2; this translates as MSDILPLDVVGRRVEVNGEFATVRFCGDVPPVAGLWLGVEWDNPERGKHDGSHEGTMYFKCSQLRALQNISLWKCAVSHAGEQGRIAEACPNIRVVNLSKNLLSSWGEVVLIAEQLNNLEVLDLSENKLQFPSDSPTPTGMFSNLKILVLNKMGITWAEVLRCAPAWPVLEELYLKSNSISISERPVNVLQKMRLLDLSSNPAIDESQLCLIAYLPRLEHLLISDIGLSSIHFPDAGIGCKTSMFPSLQYLVVNDNQISEWSFINELDKLQSLQALSCTRNPLTEGDKAEEIIIAKIGQLKTLNRCQILPEERRGAELDYRKTFGNEWKKAGGHPDPDKNRPNAEFLSAHPRYELLCCKYGAPEDEELKTQQPFMLKNQLLTLKIKCSNQAEQKVLEKQLPDSMTIQKVKGLLSRLLKVPVSELLLSYESPKMPGREIELENDLQSLQFYSVENGDCLLVRW
- the Tbce gene encoding tubulin-specific chaperone E isoform X1, which encodes MSDILPLDVVGRRVEVNGEFATVRFCGDVPPVAGLWLGVEWDNPERGKHDGSHEGTMYFKCRHPTGGSFVRPNKVNFGVDFLTALKKRYVLEDGSDDDGKSCSLKVGSKQVQTVGFDNITKKQSQLRALQNISLWKCAVSHAGEQGRIAEACPNIRVVNLSKNLLSSWGEVVLIAEQLNNLEVLDLSENKLQFPSDSPTPTGMFSNLKILVLNKMGITWAEVLRCAPAWPVLEELYLKSNSISISERPVNVLQKMRLLDLSSNPAIDESQLCLIAYLPRLEHLLISDIGLSSIHFPDAGIGCKTSMFPSLQYLVVNDNQISEWSFINELDKLQSLQALSCTRNPLTEGDKAEEIIIAKIGQLKTLNRCQILPEERRGAELDYRKTFGNEWKKAGGHPDPDKNRPNAEFLSAHPRYELLCCKYGAPEDEELKTQQPFMLKNQLLTLKIKCSNQAEQKVLEKQLPDSMTIQKVKGLLSRLLKVPVSELLLSYESPKMPGREIELENDLQSLQFYSVENGDCLLVRW
- the Tbce gene encoding tubulin-specific chaperone E isoform X3, whose amino-acid sequence is MSDCEPLTLLSLPLSQLRALQNISLWKCAVSHAGEQGRIAEACPNIRVVNLSKNLLSSWGEVVLIAEQLNNLEVLDLSENKLQFPSDSPTPTGMFSNLKILVLNKMGITWAEVLRCAPAWPVLEELYLKSNSISISERPVNVLQKMRLLDLSSNPAIDESQLCLIAYLPRLEHLLISDIGLSSIHFPDAGIGCKTSMFPSLQYLVVNDNQISEWSFINELDKLQSLQALSCTRNPLTEGDKAEEIIIAKIGQLKTLNRCQILPEERRGAELDYRKTFGNEWKKAGGHPDPDKNRPNAEFLSAHPRYELLCCKYGAPEDEELKTQQPFMLKNQLLTLKIKCSNQAEQKVLEKQLPDSMTIQKVKGLLSRLLKVPVSELLLSYESPKMPGREIELENDLQSLQFYSVENGDCLLVRW